A window of Lagopus muta isolate bLagMut1 chromosome 14, bLagMut1 primary, whole genome shotgun sequence contains these coding sequences:
- the STK32A gene encoding serine/threonine-protein kinase 32A: protein MGANTSSKSLPFGENEEVTFDHFEILRAIGKGSFGKVCVVQKNDTKKMYAMKYMNKQKCVERNEVRNVFKELQIMQGLEHPFLVNLWYSFQDEEDMFMVVDLLLGGDLRYHLQQNVRFQEGTVKLFICELVLALDYLQSRHIIHRDIKPDNILLDEHGHVHITDFNIATMLTKETQVTTIAGTKPYMAPEMFNSTKPIGYSFAVDWWSLGITAYELLRARRPYHIRSNTSTNEIAHVFKTATVMYPAAWSEEMVMLIKKLLETNPDKRFSQLKDIQDFPYLSDVNWNAVLQKRIMPEFIPTKGRLNCDPTFELEEMILESKPLHKKKKRLAKKEKDINKSNSSQACHLQKHLETLQRDFIVFNREKVRHQHNEIQQQTVLAKCRGMHKDSQNNNL from the exons ATGGGAGCAAACACCTCCAGCAAGTCACTGCCCTTTGGTGAGAATGAAGAAG TCACCTTCGACCATTTTGAGATACTGCGAGCGATTGGGAAGGGCAGCTTTGGAAAA GTCTGTGTTGTACAAAAGAATGACACCAAGAAAATGTATGCCATGAAATACATGAACAAGCAGAAGTGTGTGGAGCGTAATGAAGTGAGGAATGTCTTTAAGGAGTTGCAGATCATGCAAGGCCTGGAACACCCCTTCCTGGTTAATCTCTG GTACTCATTCCAAGACGAAGAGGACATGTTCATGGTGGTAGACTTGCTGCTCGGAGGGGACCTGCGGTACCACCTCCAACAGAACGTGCGATTCCAGGAAGGCACTGTGAAACTGTTCATCTGTGAGCTGGTGTTGGCCCTCGACTACCTTCAGAGCAGACACATCATCCACAG GGACATCAAGCCTGACAACATCTTGCTGGACGAGCACG GACACGTGCACATCACCGACTTCAACATTGCCACAATGCTGACTAAAGAAACTCAGGTCACCACAATCGCTGGCACAAAGCCGTACATGG caCCTGAGATGTTTAACTCTACAAAACCCATCGGCTATTCCTTTGCTGTGGACTGGTGGTCACTTGGAATCACTGCTTATGAGCTGCTCAGGGCCCGG AGGCCGTATCATATTCGCTCCAACACTTCCACAAATGAAATTGCTCACGTATTTAAGACTGCTACAGTGATGTACCCTGCTGCTTGGTCTGAGGAAATGGTGATGCTGATCAAAAAG TTGCTCGAGACAAATCCTGACAAGCGTTTTTCTCAGCTGAAAGATATCCAGGACTTTCCCTATCTGTCAGATGTAAACTGGAATGCTGTTCTCCAGAAGAGGATAATGCCAGAATTCATTCCTACG AAAGGAAGACTGAACTGTGACCCAACCTTTGAACTTGAAGAGATGATCCTGGAGTCCAAACCTCTTCACAAGAAGAAGAAGCGCCTGGCTAAGAAGGAGAAAGACATCAACAAAAGCAATTCCTCACAG GCCTGCCATCTTCAAAAGCATCTAGAGACACTCCAGAGGGACTTCATTGTTTTCAACAGAGAAAA GGTGAGACACCAGCACAACGAGATCCAGCAGCAAACAGTGCTGGCCAAGTGCAGAGGCATGCACAAGGACAGCCAGAACAACAACCTCTGA